Proteins encoded in a region of the Melospiza georgiana isolate bMelGeo1 chromosome 2, bMelGeo1.pri, whole genome shotgun sequence genome:
- the PTMS gene encoding parathymosin isoform X1, which yields MRRTELTRMMKRIPMMWMKTKVVMRRKKQMRMGRSRMATQRNDLQRRRRMKWIQRDRRQKMALKLESSPPISPVPSISPPPFQPVLALPVSLWLHTISDEERLETLSDGKTAVPFSPKDLARP from the exons ATGAGGAGAACGGAGCTGACGAGGATGATGAAGAGAATCCCGATGATGTGGATGAAGACGAAGGTGGTGATGAGGAGGAAG AAGCAGATGAGaatgggcaggagcaggatggcCACGCAGAGAAACGatctgcagaggaggagaag GATGAAGTGGATCCAAAGAgacagaagacagaaaatggCTCTAAAGCTTGAGTCCTCCCCTCCCATCTCCCCTGTTCCGTccatctctcctcctccattcCAGCCTGTGCTTGCACTGCCCGTTAGCCTCTGGCTTCACACAATCTCAGATGAGGAAAGATTAGAAACGCTCTCAGACGGGAAGACAgcagttcccttctcacccaaAGACCTGGCCCGTCCATGA
- the MLF2 gene encoding myeloid leukemia factor 2, which yields MFRLMRDGEPEDPMFAMDPFAMHRQHMNRMLSGSFGFGPLLGITDGSTPGARQAGRRMQAGAVSPFGMLGMAGGFIDMFGMMNDMIGNMEHMTNGANCQTFTSSTVISYSNLGDGPKVYQETSEMRSAPGGIRETRRTVRDSDSGLEQMSIGHHIRERAHIMQRSRNHRTGDQEERQDYINMDESDAAAFDDEWRRETSRFRPQRGLDYRRHDGSGGRRAEGARLAIQGPEDSPSRQSRRYDW from the exons ATGTTCCGGCTGATGAGGGATGGCGAGCCGGAGGACCCCATGTTCGCCAT GGATCCTTTTGCCATGCACCGGCAGCACATGAACCGCATGCTGTCCGGGAGTTTCGGCTTCGGGCCGCTCCTGGGCATCACCGACGGCAGCACCCCCGGCGCTCGCCAGGCTGGCCGCAGGATGCAG gcaggagctgtttcaCCCTTTGGGATGCTCGGCATG gCAGGTGGCTTTATAGATATGTTTGGGATGATGAACGACATGATTGGAAACATG GAGCATATGACAAATGGTGCTAACTGCCAGACATTTACCTCCTCAACTGTCATCTCCTATTCCAACCTGGGTGATGGGCCCAAGGTCTATCAGGAGACCTCAGAGATGCGTTCAGCACCTGGCGGG ATCCGTGAAACGAGACGAACCGTAAGGGACTCGGACAGTGGCTTGGAGCAGATGTCCATCGGGCACCACATCAGGGAGAGGGCCCACATCATGCAGCGCTCGCGGAACCACCGCACGGGCGAccaggaggagaggcaggacTACATCAACATGGACGAAA GTGACGCGGCCGCGTTCGACGACGAGTGGCGGCGAGAGACGTCGCGGTTCCGGCCGCAGCGGGGCCTGGATTACCGGCGCCACGACGGCAGCGGCGGCCGGCGGGCCGAGGGGGCTCGTCTGGCCATCCAGGGCCCCGAGGATTCTCCCTCCAGACAGTCCCGCCGGTACGACTGGTGA
- the PTMS gene encoding parathymosin isoform X2, with the protein MSEKRVEEAPAELSAKERKEKKEKLEEKAVHKEKKKEIVEDEENGADEDDEENPDDVDEDEGGDEEEEADENGQEQDGHAEKRSAEEEKDEVDPKRQKTENGSKA; encoded by the exons ATGTCGGAAAAACGCGTTGAGGAGGCACCGGCGGAGCTGAGCGCTAAG gaaaggaaagaaaagaaggaaaaactcgAAGAGAAAGCAGTccacaaagaaaagaagaaggagatAGTAGAG GATGAGGAGAACGGAGCTGACGAGGATGATGAAGAGAATCCCGATGATGTGGATGAAGACGAAGGTGGTGATGAGGAGGAAG AAGCAGATGAGaatgggcaggagcaggatggcCACGCAGAGAAACGatctgcagaggaggagaag GATGAAGTGGATCCAAAGAgacagaagacagaaaatggCTCTAAAGCTTGA